From Streptomyces sp. NBC_01460, a single genomic window includes:
- a CDS encoding trimeric intracellular cation channel family protein produces the protein MSAAQLAIGTVGLGSFELTGGGTFINLVAATTNALNGALPARRPDHYKNFTVVGILLMALLGGIGGGVSRDVMVGRVPAALTNSSYVVLCLIAGYIGHRLAYSEGQLFREGLFQFVTSFALPWYAVVGAQTGADVGLPVVGSLVLAVVGPTAGRFLIDVSCGVPPKQFVRGEWFVAVAALTGAVWTALGQAGLPRAASAPLAFLVGFTVRPTALYRGWEEPLATEPVGVYRHDDGRPLLGRKIAGRSTRELRLLGLTVEPREPGRPPAGPAQGDHDGGR, from the coding sequence GTGAGCGCGGCGCAGCTGGCGATCGGGACCGTCGGTCTCGGGTCGTTCGAACTCACCGGCGGCGGCACCTTCATCAACCTGGTCGCGGCGACCACCAACGCTCTGAACGGGGCGCTGCCGGCCCGCCGCCCCGACCACTACAAGAACTTCACCGTGGTCGGCATCCTGCTGATGGCCCTGCTCGGCGGCATCGGCGGCGGAGTCAGCCGCGACGTCATGGTCGGTCGCGTCCCGGCCGCACTGACCAATTCCTCGTACGTCGTGCTGTGCCTGATCGCCGGGTACATCGGCCACCGCCTGGCCTATTCCGAGGGGCAGTTGTTCCGCGAGGGGCTCTTCCAGTTCGTCACGTCCTTCGCCCTGCCCTGGTACGCCGTCGTCGGGGCGCAGACCGGGGCGGACGTCGGCCTGCCGGTCGTGGGGTCTCTCGTCCTCGCCGTCGTGGGCCCCACGGCGGGGCGCTTCCTCATCGACGTCTCCTGCGGCGTCCCGCCCAAGCAGTTCGTCCGGGGCGAGTGGTTCGTCGCCGTCGCCGCGCTGACCGGCGCGGTGTGGACCGCCCTCGGCCAGGCGGGGCTCCCCCGCGCCGCGAGCGCGCCGCTCGCGTTCCTGGTCGGCTTCACCGTCCGCCCCACCGCCCTGTACCGGGGCTGGGAGGAACCCCTGGCCACCGAACCGGTGGGTGTCTACCGCCACGACGACGGCCGCCCGCTTCTCGGCCGCAAGATCGCCGGCAGGTCCACCCGGGAACTGCGCCTGCTCGGCCTGACCGTCGAACCCCGCGAGCCCGGGCGTCCTCCTGCCGGCCCCGCACAGGGCGACCACGACGGTGGGCGGTGA
- a CDS encoding alkyl/aryl-sulfatase encodes MSDLDYADRSDFEDAERGFVAALSPAVVRTQDGRVIWDGDAYAFLDEDCPGTAHPSLWRQSRLCNTQGLFEVTEGIYQVRNLDLSNMTLVEGDTGVIVIDPLISAETAAAALALYREHRGDRPVTGLIYTHSHGDHFGGSRGVLPHGHAPVPVIAPAGFLEHAVAENVYAGGAMTRRAVYMYGAELDKGPAGQISAGLGMTTSTGTITLVPPTLDITRTGQEETVDGVRIVFQMTPDTEAPSEMNFYFPDRRALCMAENATHNMHNILTLRGALVRDTRIWAHYLGEAITLFGEGVEVAFASHHWPTWGRERIVEHLAGQRDMWAYLHDQTLRLTNRGLNGTEIAEQLVLPPAIANRWANRGYYGSVSHNAKAVYQRYMGWFDGNPAHLWEHPPVEQAERFAADYGGVPALIAKGEEYAASGDLRFAATLLGHAVFAAPQDPLAKQALASVYEKLGFGAENATWRNFYLMGAQELRGSIAHTSLVTTNPEMAMALTVDMLIDSLAIRIDGPRAWDETLSMTWNVTDEGRTWHLLLSNGALTYRSADAAPEAQGAPRAADLTLTLTKPQLLGVLAGNGLDGVGVQGDPQVFATLTGLLDTPDPDFAIVTP; translated from the coding sequence ATGAGCGATCTCGACTATGCCGACAGGTCCGATTTCGAGGACGCCGAGCGGGGCTTCGTCGCCGCCCTCTCCCCCGCGGTGGTCCGGACGCAGGACGGCCGGGTGATCTGGGACGGGGATGCGTACGCGTTCCTGGACGAGGACTGTCCCGGCACCGCGCACCCGAGCCTGTGGCGACAGAGCCGGCTCTGCAACACACAGGGCCTGTTCGAGGTGACCGAGGGGATCTACCAGGTCCGGAACCTCGACCTGTCGAACATGACACTGGTCGAGGGCGACACCGGCGTCATCGTCATCGATCCGCTGATCTCCGCCGAGACCGCGGCCGCCGCGCTCGCGCTGTACCGCGAGCACCGCGGCGACCGCCCGGTCACCGGGCTGATCTACACCCACTCGCACGGCGACCACTTCGGCGGCTCCCGCGGTGTCCTGCCTCACGGCCACGCCCCCGTGCCGGTGATCGCCCCGGCCGGCTTCCTCGAGCACGCGGTGGCGGAGAACGTGTACGCCGGCGGCGCGATGACCCGCCGTGCGGTCTACATGTACGGCGCCGAACTGGACAAGGGACCCGCCGGGCAGATCAGCGCCGGGCTGGGCATGACGACGTCCACGGGCACGATCACCCTCGTCCCGCCGACCCTGGACATCACCCGCACCGGTCAGGAGGAGACCGTCGACGGCGTGCGGATCGTGTTCCAGATGACACCGGACACCGAGGCGCCCTCGGAGATGAACTTCTACTTCCCCGACCGACGCGCCCTGTGCATGGCGGAGAACGCGACCCACAACATGCACAACATCCTGACCCTGCGCGGGGCGCTGGTCCGCGACACCCGGATCTGGGCGCACTACCTGGGTGAGGCGATCACCCTGTTCGGCGAGGGTGTCGAGGTCGCCTTCGCCTCCCACCACTGGCCCACCTGGGGCCGGGAGCGCATCGTCGAGCACCTGGCGGGCCAGCGGGACATGTGGGCGTACCTCCACGACCAGACCCTGCGCCTGACCAACCGGGGACTCAACGGGACGGAGATCGCCGAGCAGCTCGTGCTCCCGCCGGCGATCGCGAACCGGTGGGCGAACCGCGGCTACTACGGCTCCGTCAGCCACAACGCCAAGGCCGTCTACCAGCGCTACATGGGCTGGTTCGACGGCAACCCCGCCCACCTGTGGGAGCACCCGCCCGTCGAGCAGGCCGAGCGGTTCGCCGCCGACTACGGCGGCGTGCCGGCGCTGATCGCCAAGGGTGAGGAGTACGCGGCCTCCGGGGATCTGCGGTTCGCGGCGACGCTGCTGGGGCACGCGGTCTTCGCCGCCCCGCAGGACCCGCTCGCCAAGCAGGCGCTGGCCTCGGTGTACGAGAAGCTCGGCTTCGGCGCGGAGAACGCCACGTGGCGCAACTTCTACCTGATGGGCGCCCAGGAGCTGCGCGGCAGCATCGCACACACCTCGCTGGTGACGACCAACCCGGAGATGGCGATGGCCCTGACCGTCGACATGCTCATCGACTCGCTCGCCATCCGCATCGACGGTCCCCGTGCATGGGACGAGACGCTCTCCATGACCTGGAACGTCACGGACGAGGGCCGCACCTGGCACCTCCTGCTGTCCAACGGTGCCCTCACCTACCGGAGCGCCGACGCCGCCCCGGAGGCCCAAGGAGCGCCCCGGGCCGCCGACCTGACCTTGACGCTGACGAAGCCGCAACTGCTCGGCGTCCTGGCCGGGAACGGACTGGACGGGGTGGGCGTGCAGGGCGACCCACAGGTCTTCGCGACCCTCACCGGCCTGCTCGACACCCCCGATCCCGACTTCGCCATCGTCACGCCGTGA
- a CDS encoding AI-2E family transporter, which produces MSVMLSSTRTRAALRTSARVSVELLLVLVMAATAMWLLGRMWSVVWPLIVGLLLTTLTWPAARYLRRRGWPPALAASVVTVLFLLVAGGVVALIAVPVASQSGELGDGVVEGIQKLREWASGPPLNIGDDQINGAFDSATARIQDSVGSMVTTVVTGVSTVVNGVVTAVLALFLMFFMLKDGPRFLPWLERQLPGRLATDVPTVAARGWTTLGEFVRSQAYVGLLDAVLIGIGLWVVGVPLVLPLAVLTFVSAFVPIVGALFAGFVAVLIALVSNGPTDALIVLAIIIVVQQLEGNVFQPMIQSRGLGLHAAVVLLAVTLGGSLAGIVGSLLAVPAAALIAVVWNYVREQLSEPGPESDPAAHADPAPDTDPENPRVAV; this is translated from the coding sequence ATGTCTGTCATGCTGAGCTCAACCAGGACCCGGGCCGCCCTCCGTACCTCGGCGCGCGTCTCGGTCGAGTTGCTCCTCGTTCTTGTCATGGCTGCGACGGCCATGTGGCTTCTGGGCCGCATGTGGTCGGTCGTCTGGCCCCTCATCGTCGGCCTGCTGCTCACCACCCTGACCTGGCCCGCAGCGCGCTACCTGCGTCGGCGGGGCTGGCCCCCGGCCCTCGCGGCCTCGGTCGTGACCGTGCTGTTCCTCCTGGTCGCGGGGGGAGTCGTGGCGCTGATCGCGGTGCCGGTCGCCTCCCAGTCGGGGGAGCTGGGCGACGGTGTGGTCGAAGGCATCCAGAAGCTGCGCGAATGGGCTTCGGGGCCGCCGCTCAACATCGGTGACGACCAGATCAACGGGGCTTTCGATTCCGCGACCGCCCGCATCCAGGACAGCGTCGGCAGTATGGTCACCACGGTCGTCACGGGCGTGAGCACCGTGGTCAACGGTGTGGTCACCGCCGTCCTGGCGCTCTTCCTGATGTTCTTCATGCTCAAGGACGGCCCCCGTTTCCTGCCCTGGCTCGAACGTCAGCTGCCCGGACGCCTGGCCACCGACGTTCCGACCGTGGCCGCGCGCGGCTGGACGACCCTGGGTGAGTTCGTGCGTTCCCAGGCATACGTCGGCCTCCTCGACGCGGTCCTCATCGGCATCGGCCTGTGGGTCGTCGGAGTGCCGCTGGTGCTTCCGCTGGCGGTCCTCACGTTCGTCTCCGCGTTCGTGCCGATCGTCGGAGCCCTGTTCGCCGGCTTCGTCGCGGTGCTGATCGCCCTGGTGTCGAACGGGCCGACCGACGCGCTGATCGTGCTGGCGATCATCATCGTGGTGCAGCAGCTCGAGGGCAATGTGTTCCAGCCCATGATCCAGAGCCGTGGGCTCGGCCTGCACGCCGCGGTCGTCCTCCTCGCGGTGACGCTGGGCGGCAGCCTCGCGGGGATCGTGGGCAGTCTCCTCGCCGTGCCCGCCGCCGCGCTGATCGCGGTGGTCTGGAACTACGTGCGCGAGCAGCTCAGCGAGCCGGGGCCGGAATCGGACCCGGCCGCACACGCTGACCCGGCTCCGGACACCGACCCGGAGAACCCGCGCGTCGCTGTGTGA
- a CDS encoding DUF6204 family protein — protein MSTRTFRITVRGVFDGLTTDQRAELLARAAEHDVLRAAFTPEGHLSYDIAARSAFTFRFQDSGEEEEDILEATERAEEAAKAWLAQRRYGYKNLRSQAEDLSQAAPGKRQRREAARKYT, from the coding sequence ATGAGTACGCGTACGTTCCGTATCACTGTCCGCGGTGTCTTCGACGGGCTCACCACCGACCAGCGCGCCGAGCTCCTGGCCCGGGCCGCGGAGCACGACGTGCTGCGCGCCGCGTTCACCCCCGAAGGACACCTCAGCTACGACATCGCCGCACGATCCGCCTTCACCTTCCGCTTCCAGGACTCCGGGGAGGAAGAGGAGGACATCCTCGAGGCGACCGAGCGGGCCGAGGAAGCGGCGAAGGCGTGGCTGGCGCAGCGCCGTTACGGCTACAAGAATCTCCGGTCCCAGGCCGAGGACCTCTCCCAGGCGGCTCCGGGCAAGCGGCAGCGCCGCGAAGCCGCACGGAAGTACACCTGA
- a CDS encoding glutaredoxin domain-containing protein — protein MMRAWMLPMLFVLCGALVAAPLFTGGPSGTAVALLLGFVVLAGMYSPLAFPRSIGAEEAQGRSAVDGRPVVYWRPGCAFCMRLRFRLGRKARRVHWVNIWRDPAGASVVRAANDGDETVPTVVVAGVPHVNPDPAWVRAQLAPR, from the coding sequence ATGATGCGCGCCTGGATGCTGCCGATGCTGTTCGTACTCTGCGGCGCACTCGTCGCGGCACCGCTGTTCACCGGAGGGCCGTCCGGCACCGCCGTCGCGCTCCTGCTGGGGTTCGTCGTGCTCGCAGGGATGTATTCGCCGCTGGCGTTCCCGCGGTCGATCGGCGCCGAGGAGGCGCAGGGCCGTAGCGCGGTCGACGGCCGGCCGGTCGTCTACTGGCGGCCGGGCTGCGCGTTCTGCATGCGCCTCCGGTTCCGTCTGGGCCGCAAGGCCCGACGGGTGCACTGGGTGAACATCTGGCGCGATCCGGCCGGCGCCTCGGTGGTAAGGGCGGCCAACGACGGCGACGAGACCGTGCCGACCGTCGTCGTGGCGGGCGTGCCGCACGTCAATCCCGATCCCGCGTGGGTGCGCGCACAGCTCGCACCGAGGTGA
- a CDS encoding DUF1684 domain-containing protein — protein sequence MTVQDIDRAAFVRDWEQWHREHEEVLAGPHGFLAITSLHWLNAEPTRFEDAPGAWSSTPEGVVVELAEGEELTVDGTVVRGRYAFGVIGERDSLYPGFGDAVIEVAKRCGHDILRPRHPGNALRAGFTRTPAYAPDPRWVRTGRFLPFDHPRAVTVGAAVEGLEHVYDSPGQVEFELDGTVHRLTAFNGGRPGSLTVLFTDTTSGVTTYAANRSLQIGPPDAEGGVILDFNRAANLPCAYTDLATCPLPPAENRLPVAIETGEKIPLERGGHG from the coding sequence ATGACGGTCCAGGACATCGACCGGGCGGCTTTCGTCCGGGACTGGGAGCAGTGGCACCGCGAACACGAGGAGGTCCTCGCCGGCCCGCACGGGTTCCTCGCGATCACGAGTCTGCACTGGCTGAACGCCGAACCGACCCGCTTCGAGGACGCCCCGGGTGCCTGGTCGAGCACGCCGGAGGGCGTGGTGGTCGAGCTCGCGGAGGGCGAGGAACTGACCGTCGACGGCACGGTGGTCAGGGGCCGGTACGCGTTCGGTGTCATCGGCGAGAGGGACAGCCTCTACCCCGGCTTCGGCGACGCGGTCATCGAGGTCGCCAAGCGCTGTGGGCACGACATCCTGCGCCCCCGCCATCCCGGGAACGCACTGCGGGCCGGATTCACCCGGACCCCTGCCTACGCACCCGACCCCCGCTGGGTCCGTACCGGCCGGTTCCTCCCCTTCGACCACCCGCGCGCGGTGACCGTCGGGGCCGCGGTCGAGGGCCTGGAGCACGTCTACGACTCCCCCGGACAGGTCGAGTTCGAACTGGACGGCACGGTGCACCGGCTCACGGCGTTCAACGGCGGACGCCCCGGCAGCCTGACGGTGCTGTTCACGGACACAACCTCAGGCGTGACCACGTACGCGGCGAACCGCTCCCTGCAGATCGGTCCTCCCGACGCGGAGGGCGGGGTGATCCTCGACTTCAACCGCGCCGCCAACCTGCCCTGCGCCTATACGGATCTGGCGACCTGCCCGCTGCCTCCGGCGGAGAACCGGCTGCCGGTCGCGATCGAGACCGGCGAGAAGATCCCCCTGGAGCGCGGCGGGCACGGGTGA
- a CDS encoding GNAT family N-acetyltransferase, with protein sequence MTPSHARAALFPTPRGSTGPDRRDGITGVTRPDAASRGDDSVRWASTGWDHPDALALRTRMDAELRPRYAPFDAERAGRRPGPPAAEEIVVTWIAYGGDAPLATASLRLLHEAGTEDRYEVKRVYVHEEHRGRGLARAALDAVEDSAWALGVTRLSLQTGKLQPEAMGLYERQGWHRVACYPPYDTDPFSVCYGKHL encoded by the coding sequence ATGACCCCCTCGCACGCCCGGGCCGCCCTCTTCCCGACTCCGCGCGGGAGTACCGGCCCTGACCGCAGGGATGGGATCACCGGCGTCACCCGTCCCGACGCAGCGAGCCGCGGGGACGACTCCGTACGCTGGGCGTCGACCGGCTGGGACCATCCCGACGCGCTCGCCCTGCGGACCCGGATGGACGCCGAACTGCGGCCCCGATACGCGCCGTTCGACGCCGAGCGCGCCGGCCGGCGTCCCGGGCCGCCGGCCGCGGAGGAGATCGTCGTCACCTGGATCGCCTACGGGGGAGACGCACCGCTGGCGACGGCTTCCCTGAGACTGCTCCACGAGGCCGGCACCGAGGACCGGTACGAGGTCAAACGCGTCTACGTACATGAGGAGCACCGCGGGCGCGGCTTGGCCAGGGCCGCCCTCGACGCCGTGGAGGACAGCGCCTGGGCCCTCGGCGTGACCCGGCTCTCCCTACAGACCGGAAAGCTGCAGCCGGAGGCCATGGGGCTCTACGAACGGCAGGGCTGGCACCGCGTCGCGTGCTACCCGCCCTACGACACCGACCCGTTCAGCGTCTGCTACGGCAAGCACCTGTGA
- a CDS encoding putative leader peptide, translating to MQAQSSDERDDLVPHRAGSAALLVARRHVDLLRVSSALCTGTSPRR from the coding sequence ATGCAGGCGCAATCCTCCGACGAGCGCGACGACCTCGTGCCGCACCGCGCCGGATCTGCCGCCCTGCTGGTCGCCCGACGCCACGTCGACCTGCTCCGGGTGAGCAGCGCGCTGTGTACAGGGACGTCTCCGCGCCGCTGA
- a CDS encoding LLM class flavin-dependent oxidoreductase: MTDRRTGLSGLHLALEADGDGAHPAAWRHSGRPPGAVLTSGALRDVVSGAEDAGFALVTFADSPLPPDAGTGVAGRMDAGTRAAYVAPLTDRIGLAPTLHVATTEPFHLATQLASLDHASHGRAGWVVGAAAGEDELATVGGAALPAAALAREAADVIDAARALWDSWDDDAVIKDVATGRFLDSRRVHHIDFEGASFTVKGPLITPRPPQGQVVVLASDALAVDARADVVLVGRPGLAAIAARSRAAREAGAPLVFAEVEVVLDAEVPAADRLAELDGAAARPESGRLRHTGSPESLLELLRELAESVDGVRLHPAVLAVDLPVLARQVLPKVGGAPRAGGTLRETLGLPRPAGRFAAAAATNA; encoded by the coding sequence ATGACCGACCGCAGAACCGGGCTGTCCGGCCTGCATCTCGCCCTGGAAGCCGACGGCGACGGCGCGCACCCCGCGGCCTGGCGCCACTCGGGGCGCCCACCAGGCGCCGTGCTGACCTCGGGCGCCCTGCGGGACGTGGTCTCCGGGGCCGAGGACGCGGGCTTCGCCCTCGTCACCTTCGCCGACTCGCCCCTGCCGCCGGACGCGGGTACAGGCGTCGCCGGACGCATGGACGCCGGAACCCGTGCGGCGTACGTGGCCCCCCTGACCGACCGGATCGGCCTCGCACCCACCCTGCACGTCGCGACCACGGAACCGTTCCATCTGGCCACGCAGCTGGCGAGCCTGGACCACGCCTCGCACGGAAGGGCCGGCTGGGTGGTCGGAGCGGCTGCGGGCGAGGACGAACTCGCCACCGTCGGGGGAGCGGCGCTCCCCGCCGCCGCGCTGGCCCGCGAGGCGGCCGACGTCATCGACGCCGCCCGCGCCCTGTGGGACTCGTGGGACGACGACGCCGTCATCAAGGATGTGGCGACCGGCAGGTTCCTGGACTCGCGGCGGGTGCACCACATCGACTTCGAGGGTGCCTCCTTCACCGTCAAAGGGCCCTTGATCACGCCGCGTCCGCCCCAGGGCCAGGTGGTGGTCCTCGCCTCCGACGCCCTGGCCGTCGACGCGCGGGCCGACGTCGTGCTCGTCGGGCGACCCGGTCTCGCGGCGATCGCGGCGAGATCGCGCGCGGCCAGGGAGGCGGGCGCGCCCCTGGTCTTCGCCGAAGTGGAGGTCGTCCTTGACGCGGAGGTCCCGGCCGCCGACCGGCTCGCGGAGCTGGACGGAGCCGCCGCCCGGCCGGAATCCGGACGCCTGCGTCACACCGGCTCCCCGGAGTCCCTGCTGGAACTGCTCCGCGAACTGGCCGAATCGGTCGACGGCGTCAGGCTGCACCCGGCCGTACTCGCCGTGGACCTCCCCGTCCTGGCCCGGCAGGTCCTCCCGAAGGTCGGCGGGGCGCCCCGGGCCGGCGGAACCCTGCGCGAGACGCTCGGCCTTCCCCGTCCCGCCGGCCGATTCGCCGCCGCGGCGGCCACGAACGCCTGA
- a CDS encoding NtaA/DmoA family FMN-dependent monooxygenase (This protein belongs to a clade of FMN-dependent monooxygenases, within a broader family of flavin-dependent oxidoreductases, the luciferase-like monooxygenase (LMM) family, some of whose members use coenzyme F420 rather than FMN.), producing MTEQNPRPQIHLGVFFTGVGPQLIWTDPDAPSHTEFETFAETARILERGLFDAFFLGEGLRVRENRGKVFDLDIAGRPDAITQLSALAAVTERIGLVATQNTTYNYPADLARRLAGLDLLSDGRAGWNIVTTDNAWTGENFRHGGWLEHERRYERAAQFVEAAQELWASWAPDTVAPDGRAANWARPGAIRPVHRDGDLVRLRATATLPGSRQGRPVLFQAGDSDGGRELAARHADVVFSANTEYGKAVAYAADLRDRLARHGRTPDSLRILPGASVVLGDTAADAEEKARWVRREQVNGPRAIAYLEQYWGTDLSAYDPDGPLPDIEPGAEELDPSRGTISIELRSGKAALIRKWRELAEERSLSIRELVLEVSPGHPSFVGTPAAIADEWTRYVSTRAVDGFNLLPHLLPASLTDIVDKLVPELQERGVHRTAYQGTTLREHLDLPPLG from the coding sequence ATGACCGAACAGAATCCCCGTCCGCAGATCCACCTCGGTGTCTTCTTCACCGGCGTCGGGCCCCAGCTGATCTGGACCGACCCCGACGCGCCGTCGCACACGGAGTTCGAGACGTTCGCCGAGACCGCGCGGATCCTGGAACGCGGCTTGTTCGACGCGTTCTTCCTCGGTGAAGGGCTGCGCGTACGGGAGAACCGCGGCAAGGTCTTCGATCTCGACATCGCCGGCCGGCCCGACGCGATCACCCAGCTGTCCGCGCTCGCCGCGGTGACCGAACGCATCGGCCTCGTCGCGACCCAGAACACCACCTACAACTATCCGGCCGACCTGGCCCGACGGCTGGCCGGCCTGGACCTGCTGTCCGACGGCCGGGCGGGCTGGAACATCGTCACCACCGACAACGCCTGGACCGGGGAGAACTTCCGCCACGGGGGCTGGCTGGAGCACGAGCGCCGCTACGAGCGCGCGGCACAGTTCGTCGAAGCGGCCCAGGAGCTGTGGGCGTCCTGGGCCCCGGACACCGTCGCGCCCGACGGCCGTGCCGCGAACTGGGCGCGGCCCGGCGCGATCCGTCCGGTCCACCGGGACGGCGACCTGGTGCGACTGCGCGCGACCGCCACCCTGCCGGGCAGCCGCCAGGGCCGTCCCGTGCTGTTCCAGGCCGGTGACTCGGACGGCGGCCGTGAGCTCGCCGCCCGCCACGCCGACGTGGTCTTCTCCGCCAACACCGAGTACGGCAAGGCCGTCGCCTACGCCGCGGATCTGCGTGACCGGCTGGCCCGCCACGGCCGGACGCCCGATTCGCTGCGGATCCTGCCGGGCGCGAGCGTCGTCCTCGGCGACACGGCTGCCGACGCTGAGGAGAAAGCGCGCTGGGTGCGCCGCGAGCAGGTCAACGGGCCCCGCGCGATCGCCTACCTCGAGCAGTACTGGGGCACCGACCTGTCCGCCTACGACCCGGACGGTCCGCTGCCCGACATCGAGCCCGGTGCCGAAGAGCTCGATCCGTCCCGAGGCACGATCTCCATCGAGCTCCGCAGCGGGAAGGCGGCCCTGATCCGGAAGTGGCGGGAGCTGGCGGAGGAACGCTCCCTCTCCATAAGGGAACTGGTGCTGGAGGTGTCCCCGGGGCACCCGTCCTTCGTCGGCACGCCCGCCGCGATCGCCGACGAGTGGACGCGCTATGTCAGCACCCGCGCCGTCGACGGCTTCAACCTCCTGCCGCACCTGCTTCCGGCCTCTCTCACGGACATCGTCGACAAGCTCGTCCCCGAACTCCAGGAGCGCGGCGTCCACCGCACCGCGTACCAGGGCACCACCCTGCGCGAACACCTGGACCTGCCCCCTCTGGGGTGA
- a CDS encoding MFS transporter — protein MFASLLGTTVEWYDFFLYSTAAGLVFNKLFFPTADGTVGTMLSFATFAVGFVARPVGGLLFGHLGDRIGRKHTLAFTMGLMGVSTALIGLLPTYQQVGLLAPALLLVLRVAQGVALGGEWAGAVLLAVEYGPAGRKGRFGSYPQIGLALGLALGTGVFALLSNVLSESAFLDHGWRIAFLISLVLVVVGLTVRLKIDETPAFRAARRLQELPRAAPLVELVREPAARRHVVLGMLARWGEGAAFNTWAVFAITYATGTLALDRTPVLLAVTAAAVVMAAMIPLSGSAVDRYGARRVYLVGMAAFTVSVFPAFWLFGIGGTWAFAAALVVTLGLVHGSFYGAQGTLFAALFATPVRYTGMSFVYQMSGIFASGITPLIMTALLALGTGSPWWACGYLVLTGLVSVWATGRLRDGDQHVPTGRAFPAAASPDGSSALVGAGSARS, from the coding sequence GTGTTCGCCAGTCTGCTGGGCACCACGGTGGAGTGGTACGACTTCTTCCTCTACAGCACGGCCGCCGGGCTGGTCTTCAACAAGCTGTTCTTCCCCACAGCCGACGGCACGGTCGGCACGATGCTGTCCTTCGCGACGTTCGCGGTGGGCTTCGTCGCCCGGCCCGTGGGCGGTCTGCTCTTCGGGCACCTCGGCGACCGGATCGGCCGTAAACACACCCTGGCCTTCACCATGGGGCTGATGGGTGTCTCCACCGCCCTCATCGGTCTGCTGCCCACGTACCAGCAGGTCGGACTCCTCGCCCCCGCGCTGCTCCTGGTCCTGCGCGTCGCCCAGGGCGTGGCGCTCGGTGGGGAATGGGCCGGGGCGGTGCTGCTGGCCGTGGAGTACGGGCCGGCGGGACGCAAAGGCCGCTTCGGCAGCTATCCGCAGATCGGACTGGCCCTCGGACTGGCGCTGGGCACCGGGGTGTTCGCCCTGCTGAGCAACGTGCTCAGCGAGTCGGCGTTCCTCGACCACGGGTGGCGGATCGCCTTTCTGATCAGCCTGGTTCTCGTCGTCGTCGGGCTGACCGTCCGTCTGAAGATCGACGAGACACCCGCGTTCCGTGCCGCCCGCCGCCTCCAGGAACTGCCGCGTGCGGCGCCGCTGGTGGAGCTGGTGCGTGAGCCGGCCGCGCGCCGACACGTCGTGCTCGGCATGCTCGCCCGGTGGGGCGAGGGGGCCGCCTTCAACACCTGGGCCGTCTTCGCCATCACCTACGCGACGGGGACGCTCGCGCTGGACCGCACCCCGGTCCTGCTCGCGGTCACGGCGGCGGCGGTCGTCATGGCCGCGATGATCCCGTTGTCCGGATCCGCCGTGGACCGCTACGGGGCCCGCCGGGTCTACCTCGTGGGCATGGCCGCCTTCACCGTTTCGGTCTTCCCCGCCTTCTGGCTCTTCGGCATCGGCGGGACCTGGGCCTTCGCGGCGGCGCTCGTCGTGACGCTGGGCCTCGTGCACGGCTCGTTCTACGGGGCCCAAGGCACCCTGTTCGCAGCCCTGTTCGCGACGCCGGTCCGGTACACGGGCATGTCGTTCGTCTATCAGATGTCCGGCATCTTCGCGTCCGGTATCACTCCGCTCATCATGACCGCGCTGCTGGCGCTCGGGACAGGGAGCCCCTGGTGGGCGTGCGGCTATCTGGTGCTGACCGGGCTGGTCAGTGTGTGGGCGACCGGCCGGCTGCGGGACGGGGACCAGCACGTGCCGACGGGACGCGCCTTCCCGGCCGCGGCTTCTCCGGACGGCTCCTCCGCACTGGTGGGGGCGGGAAGCGCCCGCTCCTGA